In Salinisphaera sp. LB1, one genomic interval encodes:
- a CDS encoding branched-chain amino acid ABC transporter permease: MPNLSLLLSQLFNGLALGTLLALISTGLTIILGTLGVLNFAHGALFMVGAYVGYAVMQATHSFVLAVACGALFVLVLGVIIERGLIRLYYDRPPEDQILMTFGLGIVIVEVVRLLFGGISRRMAVPDWGNGIFNMGFMIYPKYRLIVMVIVAVTLLILYLVLYRTRLGLVVRAGIEDQRMVGMLGLNVQRTFMVVFGLGAMAAGYAGAIDAPIVSVTPDMGEQVLVESFVVVVIGGLGSFPGAILGGLIAGEIISLTSMFNPAYSQVMLYAAMALVLVLRPQGLFGQEGRE; the protein is encoded by the coding sequence ATGCCGAATCTCTCGCTGTTGCTGTCGCAGCTGTTCAATGGGCTGGCGCTGGGCACGCTGCTGGCGCTGATCAGTACCGGTCTCACCATTATTCTCGGCACGCTGGGCGTGCTGAATTTCGCCCACGGCGCCCTGTTCATGGTGGGCGCCTATGTAGGCTATGCGGTGATGCAGGCCACGCACTCCTTCGTGCTGGCCGTGGCCTGCGGCGCGTTGTTCGTGCTCGTGCTCGGCGTGATCATCGAGCGCGGCCTGATCCGGCTGTACTACGACCGCCCGCCGGAAGACCAGATCCTGATGACCTTCGGCCTGGGCATCGTGATCGTCGAAGTCGTGCGTCTGCTGTTCGGCGGCATCAGTCGCCGCATGGCGGTGCCGGACTGGGGCAACGGCATCTTCAACATGGGTTTCATGATCTATCCCAAATATCGCTTGATCGTGATGGTGATCGTCGCGGTCACGCTGCTGATCCTCTACCTGGTGTTGTATCGCACGCGGCTGGGGCTGGTCGTGCGGGCCGGTATCGAGGACCAGCGCATGGTCGGCATGCTCGGCCTCAACGTGCAACGCACCTTCATGGTGGTCTTCGGCCTGGGCGCGATGGCGGCCGGCTATGCGGGAGCCATCGACGCGCCGATCGTGTCGGTCACGCCCGATATGGGCGAGCAGGTGCTGGTGGAATCGTTCGTCGTGGTCGTGATCGGTGGGCTCGGCTCCTTTCCCGGTGCCATCCTGGGCGGGCTGATCGCCGGCGAGATCATCAGCCTCACCTCCATGTTCAATCCAGCCTACTCGCAGGTCATGCTCTACGCGGCCATGGCGCTGGTCCTGGTACTGCGGCCCCAGGGGCTGTTCGGTCAGGAGGGGCGGGAATGA
- a CDS encoding substrate-binding protein: MSTRRSNGFGPATSRRAFMKTGLGAAGALMLPGALLNTAWAKDYPSLGTFPAGASGDSVFVGLSVPLTGAYSTAGQDEKKGYELAFEHINNGTGMAAMMDSLKGSQGVLGKHVEYGIGDSETKPNSAVQVQTRFIHEKKAIMISGCSSSAVAIALEKLAQREKVVNMVGASGSNDTTGKDCQRYGFRSQPSAYMAGKALAPVVAKEIGKNVKAAYLVPDYTYGHTVFDSTRKFTEAQGWKTVSKVLVPVGASDYSSYLLNIANSGADVFVNVCFGNDSVASSKQAQQFGILDKMKMVVPNISPFQASELGPDIMAGVYGTLDFWWTMADRNDYAKTFVDSFEKKYGSKPRWTAHIAYLQSMIWADAVTRAGTFYPPEVIKTLESGKHIQSTLGEVYYRAEDHQMVREVPVVVGKSKSQMKSKEDYFEIVGVTPGEDVMPPPGTFACKLGSYT, translated from the coding sequence ATGTCAACTCGTAGATCGAACGGGTTCGGACCGGCCACGAGCCGCCGCGCCTTCATGAAGACCGGATTGGGCGCGGCGGGCGCGCTGATGTTGCCCGGCGCGCTGCTCAATACCGCCTGGGCCAAGGACTATCCCAGCCTCGGGACGTTCCCGGCCGGGGCGAGCGGCGACAGTGTCTTCGTCGGCCTGAGCGTGCCGTTGACCGGCGCCTATTCCACCGCCGGCCAGGACGAGAAGAAGGGCTACGAGCTGGCCTTCGAGCACATCAACAACGGCACCGGCATGGCCGCGATGATGGATTCGCTCAAGGGCAGCCAGGGCGTGCTCGGCAAGCATGTGGAATACGGCATCGGCGATTCGGAGACCAAGCCCAACAGTGCCGTCCAGGTGCAGACGCGCTTCATCCACGAAAAGAAAGCGATCATGATCAGCGGCTGCTCCAGCAGTGCGGTGGCGATCGCGCTGGAGAAACTCGCCCAGCGCGAGAAGGTGGTCAACATGGTCGGGGCCAGCGGCTCCAACGACACCACCGGCAAGGACTGCCAGCGTTACGGCTTCCGCTCTCAACCCTCGGCCTATATGGCGGGCAAGGCGCTGGCGCCGGTCGTGGCCAAGGAGATCGGCAAGAACGTGAAGGCGGCCTATCTCGTGCCGGACTACACGTATGGCCACACCGTGTTCGATTCCACCCGCAAGTTCACCGAGGCGCAGGGCTGGAAGACGGTCTCGAAAGTGCTGGTGCCGGTCGGTGCCTCCGACTACAGCTCCTACCTGCTCAACATCGCCAACAGCGGCGCCGATGTATTCGTGAACGTGTGCTTCGGCAACGACTCGGTGGCCTCCAGCAAGCAAGCCCAGCAGTTCGGCATCCTCGACAAGATGAAGATGGTGGTGCCCAACATCTCGCCTTTCCAGGCCTCCGAGCTCGGCCCCGACATCATGGCCGGCGTGTACGGCACGCTCGATTTCTGGTGGACGATGGCCGATCGCAACGACTACGCGAAGACCTTCGTCGATTCGTTCGAAAAGAAATACGGCTCCAAGCCACGCTGGACGGCCCATATCGCCTATCTGCAGTCGATGATCTGGGCGGATGCGGTCACCCGCGCCGGTACCTTCTATCCGCCCGAGGTGATCAAGACCCTGGAAAGCGGCAAGCACATCCAGAGCACGCTGGGCGAGGTCTACTACCGCGCCGAGGACCACCAGATGGTGCGTGAAGTGCCGGTGGTCGTCGGCAAGAGCAAGAGCCAGATGAAGAGCAAGGAGGACTACTTCGAGATCGTCGGCGTCACGCCGGGCGAGGATGTGATGCCACCGCCCGGCACCTTTGCCTGCAAGCTCGGTTCCTATACCTAG
- a CDS encoding amidase produces the protein MISDAEPVLSATTARDRIASGALSCEALARQCLARIEARESEIRAWTHCDPNTVLDAARQLDRMPARGPLQGLAVGIKDIFDTHDMPTAYGSPIYAGHTPSSDAAAVALIRQAGGLVVGKTVTTEFAFFNPGKTRNPHDCQRTPGGSSSGSAAAVAAGQVPLAIGTQTAGSVIRPASFCGIVGYKPSYGWISPAGLKPAAWSLDTVGVFAADVPGAALLGSVLSGRDLRIDTASGTPPRFGFCRTPQWDAARSATRTACDTAINRVTAAGGDVETVTLPAIFDDLLAAQETIMAFEAARCLAFERDRHPRQLSERLAVLLDHGATIAAGHYEAARRRAAQCRAAFADCLADVDVLLTPSAPGEAPLATSGTGDPVFNRIWTLLGVPCVNVPGLTGPNRLPVGIQLIGSRDGDAALLRAAQWLAQAFESTPADPDRKVR, from the coding sequence ATGATCAGTGATGCCGAACCGGTTCTCTCCGCCACCACCGCCCGCGACCGTATCGCGAGTGGCGCGCTGTCCTGCGAAGCCCTGGCCCGGCAATGCCTGGCACGCATCGAAGCCCGCGAGTCCGAGATCCGGGCCTGGACGCACTGCGATCCGAATACCGTGCTGGACGCCGCCCGGCAGCTCGACCGTATGCCGGCGCGGGGGCCGTTGCAGGGGCTGGCCGTGGGCATCAAGGACATATTCGATACCCACGATATGCCCACCGCCTACGGTTCACCGATCTATGCCGGGCACACGCCGTCGTCGGATGCGGCGGCGGTCGCCCTGATCCGACAGGCCGGCGGGCTCGTCGTGGGCAAGACGGTGACCACCGAGTTCGCTTTCTTCAATCCCGGCAAGACCCGCAACCCGCACGACTGCCAACGCACACCGGGCGGATCGTCCAGCGGCTCGGCGGCCGCGGTCGCTGCCGGTCAGGTGCCGCTGGCCATCGGCACCCAGACGGCGGGCTCGGTCATTCGGCCGGCGTCGTTCTGCGGTATCGTCGGCTACAAGCCGTCTTACGGCTGGATCAGTCCGGCCGGCCTCAAGCCCGCGGCCTGGTCGCTGGACACCGTGGGCGTTTTCGCCGCCGATGTCCCCGGTGCTGCGCTGCTCGGCAGCGTGCTCAGTGGGCGCGATCTGAGAATCGATACCGCATCCGGCACGCCGCCGCGCTTCGGCTTCTGCCGTACCCCGCAATGGGACGCCGCCCGTTCGGCCACGCGCACCGCCTGCGATACGGCGATCAACCGTGTGACCGCGGCCGGCGGCGATGTCGAGACCGTGACCCTACCGGCTATCTTCGACGACCTGCTCGCGGCCCAGGAAACGATCATGGCCTTCGAAGCCGCTCGCTGCCTGGCGTTCGAGCGCGACCGGCACCCCCGCCAACTCAGCGAACGGCTGGCCGTGCTGCTCGATCACGGGGCGACGATCGCTGCCGGCCACTACGAAGCCGCTCGCCGTCGCGCCGCGCAGTGTCGCGCCGCGTTTGCGGATTGCCTGGCCGACGTGGATGTGTTGCTTACGCCCAGTGCGCCCGGCGAGGCGCCGCTGGCGACCTCGGGCACGGGCGACCCGGTTTTCAATCGGATCTGGACGCTGCTCGGCGTGCCCTGCGTCAACGTACCGGGCCTGACCGGCCCGAACAGGCTACCGGTCGGCATTCAGCTGATCGGATCGCGCGACGGGGATGCCGCGCTTTTACGGGCCGCCCAATGGTTGGCCCAGGCGTTCGAAAGCACCCCCGCCGACCCCGACCGAAAAGTCCGGTAA
- a CDS encoding NAD(P)-dependent oxidoreductase: MSDIERLKAQRLAAIKATEGGAPERTGNPFFGVGPITDGAADEVDSRLLKFEFEHWLEENYRKRDDRGRDLGPFTAAEVGRSMHRGYPADKFLLDMMREIHRYFAFPKENRMAIGLGGGHSGFTVCVQHLITTRDSSQHVFVDTLRPESEGAKASGFFRQSWGTQIIEMMRHARDGDEGRIHFAEKEGVVPPAETLADMGVKLVIGVGHETTGASTYATADVQRLLAWIDMNPTEHHAVLDATSMLGAMPWGETLVHEVTQRCCLFMPFQKAIGGVAGYYVASFTPAALDLIERNQQQPSWAIPRQFKLATPVDPKKPLTGERSVNIGPIYDPAQDKMLGGVINTFSTLAFAETTFGLLRTEKRVGSVADLNARSSKNRDEVNRWVAANPLFELGVRDPDYRGAAVTLLKVRDPDITDPAIHTRIVAYSKAILSYTGVTHPNGSYEPGLDVARYINAFPGTPGDYRAWIGGIRPVSDVTALLENLQYAWQRAKAVVLEEELAALGETFPAADAAAVNRRMDDPERAYKVLICDRVGLKFDADGLPDHSEVKAHVEASGGVFHETARADENELEKGKIHFFYIPDISSEDEIMAAAGDGQYDAVIAAATFLPKAAVFKLGGVRIGAGTGNMGSASWGGGDGRGGWAPLMNTPSFNSRATAQMTMKALLKVLPDLPVEELHAATAAGDFDTGRDLRKVPTEKLEGKTIAVFGYGNIGREVAKLAAAFGMNVRVFARANHRPWIESEGFTFAATREEAAEGADVLSLHTGLGALDPQTGQFANAGFLGESVFAAVNHGAVLLNYDRGEGVDVDALDRALASGRIRHAAVDADLFTDPQTGAVSGPMAPYLPLSEKYPGRLALLPHAAADTEHHSRVEGAKQAVDQILDLIRFHRVVNLKGELPDGYTDGGAQAVAGVGAASAGDITSLAADRTSLDEARRTAENLAAVWGALASATDAERQAMLTDRYGGALLKAYNTHKSLMHEFGIEGPFRD; this comes from the coding sequence ATGTCTGACATCGAACGCCTCAAAGCCCAACGTCTGGCCGCAATCAAGGCAACTGAAGGCGGCGCCCCGGAGCGGACGGGCAATCCGTTCTTCGGGGTCGGCCCGATTACCGACGGGGCGGCGGACGAGGTTGACAGCCGGCTGCTGAAATTCGAGTTCGAGCACTGGCTCGAGGAGAACTACCGCAAGCGCGATGACAGGGGCCGCGATCTTGGCCCTTTCACCGCCGCCGAAGTCGGGCGGTCGATGCACCGCGGCTATCCGGCGGACAAGTTCCTGCTGGATATGATGCGGGAAATCCACCGCTACTTCGCGTTTCCCAAAGAAAACAGAATGGCCATTGGCCTCGGCGGCGGCCATTCCGGCTTTACCGTGTGTGTGCAGCATCTGATCACCACCCGGGATTCCTCGCAGCACGTTTTCGTCGACACGCTGCGACCGGAATCCGAAGGCGCGAAGGCGTCGGGATTCTTCCGCCAGTCCTGGGGGACGCAGATCATCGAGATGATGCGCCACGCGCGCGACGGCGATGAAGGCCGCATCCACTTCGCCGAGAAAGAAGGCGTGGTACCGCCGGCCGAAACGCTGGCCGACATGGGTGTCAAGTTGGTCATCGGCGTGGGCCACGAGACCACTGGTGCGTCGACCTACGCGACCGCCGATGTCCAGCGGCTGCTGGCCTGGATTGACATGAATCCGACAGAACACCATGCGGTGCTGGACGCGACCTCGATGCTGGGTGCCATGCCCTGGGGCGAGACGCTGGTGCATGAAGTCACCCAGCGCTGCTGCCTGTTCATGCCGTTCCAGAAGGCCATCGGCGGCGTCGCCGGGTACTATGTCGCCTCGTTTACCCCGGCTGCGCTCGATCTGATTGAGCGCAATCAGCAGCAGCCGTCGTGGGCCATTCCACGCCAGTTCAAGCTCGCAACACCCGTCGATCCGAAAAAGCCTTTGACCGGCGAGCGGAGCGTGAACATCGGCCCGATTTACGACCCCGCACAGGACAAGATGCTGGGCGGCGTGATCAATACCTTTTCGACGCTGGCTTTTGCGGAAACCACGTTCGGCCTGCTGCGCACCGAAAAGCGTGTCGGTTCGGTAGCGGATCTCAATGCCCGCTCGAGCAAAAACCGCGACGAGGTGAATCGCTGGGTGGCGGCCAACCCGCTGTTCGAACTCGGCGTGCGCGACCCGGACTATCGCGGCGCCGCGGTCACGCTGCTCAAGGTGCGCGACCCCGACATCACCGATCCGGCCATCCACACGCGCATCGTCGCCTATTCCAAGGCGATCCTTTCCTATACCGGCGTGACGCATCCGAACGGCAGCTACGAGCCGGGGCTCGACGTCGCGCGCTACATCAACGCCTTCCCCGGCACCCCGGGCGACTATCGTGCCTGGATTGGCGGTATCCGTCCGGTCAGCGACGTGACGGCACTACTCGAAAACCTGCAATACGCCTGGCAGCGCGCGAAGGCCGTAGTGCTGGAAGAAGAACTGGCAGCGCTCGGTGAGACGTTCCCGGCCGCCGATGCCGCTGCTGTCAACCGTCGAATGGACGATCCGGAGCGCGCCTACAAGGTGTTGATCTGTGATCGCGTCGGGTTGAAGTTCGACGCCGACGGTCTGCCGGATCATTCCGAGGTCAAGGCCCACGTCGAAGCCAGCGGCGGCGTATTCCACGAAACCGCGCGGGCCGACGAAAATGAACTGGAAAAAGGAAAAATCCATTTTTTCTACATCCCCGACATCTCGTCCGAAGATGAAATCATGGCGGCTGCCGGCGACGGTCAGTACGACGCGGTGATTGCGGCGGCCACGTTCCTGCCGAAAGCCGCGGTGTTCAAGCTGGGCGGGGTGCGGATTGGTGCCGGCACCGGCAACATGGGCTCTGCCTCCTGGGGTGGCGGCGACGGCCGGGGCGGGTGGGCACCGCTGATGAACACGCCGAGCTTCAACAGCCGGGCGACCGCGCAGATGACGATGAAGGCGCTGCTGAAGGTGCTGCCCGATCTGCCGGTCGAAGAACTGCACGCCGCGACCGCCGCCGGCGACTTTGACACCGGCCGCGACCTGCGGAAGGTCCCGACCGAAAAGCTCGAAGGCAAGACCATCGCAGTATTCGGCTACGGCAATATCGGCCGCGAGGTGGCCAAACTCGCCGCTGCCTTTGGTATGAATGTGCGGGTTTTCGCGCGCGCCAATCACCGCCCCTGGATTGAAAGCGAAGGCTTTACCTTTGCCGCAACCAGGGAAGAGGCCGCAGAGGGCGCCGACGTGCTGTCACTGCACACCGGCCTTGGCGCTTTGGACCCCCAGACCGGCCAATTCGCCAACGCCGGTTTTCTGGGCGAGAGCGTCTTCGCAGCGGTCAATCACGGCGCGGTCCTATTGAACTACGACCGCGGTGAAGGGGTGGATGTCGACGCACTCGACCGTGCGCTGGCGTCGGGCCGGATTCGCCACGCCGCGGTCGACGCCGATCTGTTCACCGACCCGCAAACCGGCGCCGTCTCCGGGCCGATGGCGCCCTATCTGCCACTGAGCGAGAAATACCCCGGCCGTTTGGCGCTGTTGCCCCACGCGGCCGCGGACACCGAGCATCACTCACGGGTCGAAGGCGCGAAACAGGCCGTTGATCAGATTCTTGATCTGATTCGCTTTCATCGCGTGGTGAATCTCAAAGGCGAGTTACCGGACGGTTATACCGACGGTGGTGCGCAAGCCGTGGCCGGGGTCGGCGCGGCCTCGGCGGGCGATATAACCTCACTCGCCGCCGATCGCACCAGTCTAGACGAAGCGCGCCGAACCGCTGAAAACCTGGCCGCGGTCTGGGGCGCTCTCGCATCGGCAACCGATGCCGAACGCCAGGCGATGCTGACTGACCGCTATGGCGGGGCGCTGCTCAAGGCATACAACACTCACAAGAGCCTGATGCACGAATTCGGGATCGAGGGGCCATTCAGGGATTAA
- a CDS encoding TIGR00645 family protein produces the protein MEAVIERCMYASRWVLAPIYLGLSLALVALGIKFFEEILHVLPHLFAIQETDLVLLVLTLIDLSLVGGLIVMVMLSSYESFVSRLDLASDSDKLDWLGRMDYTSLKNKVASSIVAISSIHLLKIFMNTPNVAESNLMWYVIIHITFVFSAFAMGMLDKLTRHH, from the coding sequence ATGGAAGCCGTAATCGAGCGATGTATGTATGCGTCGCGCTGGGTGCTGGCGCCGATTTATCTTGGGCTGAGCCTCGCGCTGGTGGCGCTGGGTATCAAGTTCTTCGAGGAAATCCTGCATGTGCTGCCGCACCTGTTTGCGATTCAGGAGACCGATCTGGTGCTGCTCGTGCTCACGCTGATCGATCTGTCGCTCGTGGGTGGCCTGATCGTGATGGTGATGTTGTCGAGCTACGAAAGCTTCGTTTCGCGCCTCGATCTGGCGTCGGATTCGGACAAGCTCGACTGGCTCGGCCGGATGGACTACACGAGTTTGAAGAACAAGGTGGCGTCCTCGATTGTCGCGATCTCGTCCATTCATCTGCTCAAGATCTTCATGAATACGCCGAACGTGGCTGAATCAAACCTGATGTGGTATGTGATCATCCATATTACCTTCGTTTTCTCGGCCTTTGCGATGGGCATGCTGGACAAGCTCACGCGCCATCACTGA
- a CDS encoding DUF480 domain-containing protein, protein MDALRPEYQQIDENLKSGIEKNKQRMCRAASQFTDIKLTKAQFAILPLLLRPGPQTPGEIRSRAGRLYDFATNKDVDAAARELVADDDRDNPLLVELSRMKGRKEAEFMHQLCRPVDLDAYAEIAA, encoded by the coding sequence CTGGACGCACTACGACCCGAATACCAACAGATCGACGAAAACCTCAAAAGCGGTATCGAGAAAAACAAACAGCGGATGTGCCGCGCCGCCAGCCAGTTCACCGACATCAAGCTCACCAAAGCCCAGTTCGCGATCCTCCCCCTGCTGCTACGGCCCGGGCCGCAAACGCCCGGCGAAATCCGCTCCCGGGCCGGCCGGCTTTACGACTTCGCAACCAATAAAGACGTCGACGCGGCCGCTCGCGAACTCGTTGCTGACGACGATCGCGACAACCCGCTGCTCGTCGAACTGTCACGCATGAAAGGCCGAAAGGAGGCCGAGTTCATGCACCAGCTTTGCCGCCCAGTCGATCTGGACGCCTATGCCGAAATAGCCGCGTAA
- a CDS encoding lipocalin family protein, with amino-acid sequence MNVPKLIRTATACLVTGVLGGCVGLPKGTTAVEPFSLDHYLGRWYEIARLDHRFEKGLDCVTATYSKRDDGGVRVVNRGVNLDQGKVREAVGKAYFVKNAHIGQFKVSFFGPFYAGYNILELDDNYSHALIAGPNRDYLWILSRTPQLASKTRQSLVQQAADLGFPTQALVFPDQSGRCNPYREDGADRVSTAYANQSTPRSSGRESRL; translated from the coding sequence ATGAACGTACCCAAATTGATACGTACCGCCACGGCCTGTCTGGTCACCGGCGTACTCGGCGGCTGTGTCGGGCTGCCGAAGGGCACAACGGCGGTCGAGCCGTTCTCGCTCGATCATTATCTTGGCCGCTGGTATGAAATCGCCCGGCTGGATCATCGCTTCGAGAAAGGTTTGGACTGTGTCACCGCCACCTACAGCAAGCGCGATGACGGCGGCGTGCGCGTGGTCAATCGGGGAGTGAATCTCGACCAGGGCAAGGTGAGGGAGGCGGTCGGCAAGGCTTATTTCGTCAAGAACGCCCACATCGGCCAGTTCAAGGTGAGCTTCTTCGGGCCTTTTTATGCCGGCTACAACATTCTCGAACTCGACGATAACTACAGCCACGCGCTCATCGCCGGTCCGAACCGGGACTATCTCTGGATCCTCTCGCGCACGCCGCAACTCGCGTCGAAAACCCGGCAATCCTTGGTCCAGCAGGCTGCGGATCTCGGCTTTCCGACCCAGGCGCTGGTTTTTCCCGACCAGAGCGGCCGCTGCAATCCCTACCGCGAAGATGGAGCCGACCGTGTGTCCACCGCCTATGCGAACCAATCGACGCCTCGTTCGTCCGGTCGCGAATCCCGACTCTGA
- a CDS encoding methyl-accepting chemotaxis protein gives MKLSDKNMTTSRITATYRSRVDRLMWIAAAAHIALCLMLGAISSWPVTLSVLVTAVALAGCVTYRWPGTLASGMSMATLFMILSALLIFQMHGMIEAHFSIFIMLSILILYCDWRVIHTGAVVIAIHHCTFVYLQHLGITTVFLNVPDTATLRLAGRLAIHVGAVLAQTAVLTYLAQELRGSIGDSLDVTAFARKARRGELDTAFSPAQRQRPTLQAIADMQAQLGQALQQVRASARTVQTLSTDTATAQTTLHDQSGRSAAQIERVAAGVEELSQTTRQSAAEAQRTQALATDTGATVEQGADNIGRVRDTMLEIEASTREIDGLIGEIDAINFQTNLLALNASVEAARAGENGRGFAVVAGEVRNLSQRTSRAAEAIRSRMTMATGQVTAGVDEVRTAENQMHQIVTTFAQVAERMDGLNTTSQQQHIGIETLNAAILELQDALSQSDRSIADSRVAASQLQTEASRLAESIGAFKLESDHHDGGDNQRRKPATPPIAAETDDAPGTLAA, from the coding sequence GTGAAACTATCGGACAAGAACATGACGACAAGCCGCATTACCGCGACCTATCGAAGCCGGGTCGATCGCCTGATGTGGATAGCGGCCGCCGCCCATATCGCCCTCTGTCTGATGCTCGGAGCGATCAGCAGTTGGCCCGTGACGCTGAGCGTTCTGGTCACCGCGGTCGCGCTTGCCGGATGCGTTACGTATCGCTGGCCGGGCACGCTGGCCAGCGGCATGTCGATGGCAACGCTGTTCATGATCCTGTCGGCGCTGCTGATTTTCCAGATGCACGGCATGATCGAAGCGCATTTCAGTATTTTTATCATGCTCTCGATCCTGATTCTCTACTGCGATTGGCGTGTGATTCATACCGGCGCGGTCGTGATCGCGATCCATCACTGCACATTCGTATACCTGCAACATCTGGGCATTACGACCGTCTTCCTTAACGTGCCGGACACGGCGACGCTTCGATTGGCGGGGCGTCTCGCGATCCATGTCGGTGCGGTACTCGCTCAAACGGCGGTCTTGACCTATTTGGCCCAAGAGTTACGGGGCTCTATCGGTGACAGCTTGGATGTGACCGCGTTTGCACGTAAGGCCCGGCGCGGTGAACTGGACACCGCGTTTTCGCCGGCGCAACGGCAACGGCCAACGCTGCAAGCGATTGCGGACATGCAAGCCCAACTCGGTCAGGCCTTGCAACAGGTTCGCGCCAGCGCGCGCACGGTGCAGACATTGAGTACCGATACGGCGACCGCTCAAACCACACTTCACGACCAATCAGGTCGGAGTGCCGCCCAGATCGAACGCGTTGCTGCCGGCGTTGAGGAATTGTCACAAACGACCCGACAGAGCGCCGCCGAAGCGCAGCGCACGCAAGCGCTGGCGACCGATACCGGCGCGACCGTAGAGCAAGGCGCCGACAACATTGGGCGTGTCCGCGATACCATGCTGGAGATTGAGGCGAGCACACGAGAAATCGATGGTTTGATCGGAGAGATCGATGCCATCAATTTCCAGACCAATCTCCTTGCCTTGAATGCATCCGTGGAGGCAGCGCGTGCGGGCGAGAATGGTCGGGGTTTCGCGGTCGTGGCCGGAGAGGTCCGTAATTTGTCACAACGGACATCCCGGGCAGCCGAGGCGATTCGTTCACGCATGACCATGGCGACCGGGCAAGTCACCGCCGGGGTGGATGAAGTCCGGACCGCGGAAAACCAGATGCACCAAATCGTGACCACATTCGCCCAGGTGGCTGAACGTATGGATGGCCTCAATACAACCAGCCAGCAACAGCATATCGGCATCGAAACGCTCAACGCCGCCATTCTCGAGTTACAGGACGCCCTGAGCCAGTCGGACCGTTCTATAGCCGACAGCCGCGTGGCCGCGAGTCAACTGCAGACCGAAGCCAGTCGGCTCGCCGAGTCCATTGGCGCCTTCAAGCTCGAAAGCGACCATCATGATGGCGGCGACAACCAGCGGCGAAAACCAGCGACGCCCCCGATCGCCGCTGAAACTGACGACGCCCCAGGCACGCTAGCGGCCTGA
- a CDS encoding DUF480 domain-containing protein produces MPLDATTAGDCIARGLLVLPVASLRHHCPRPYRLSCEALARQCLARIETREPGIQAWTHFAPNTVGSTKTSKAVSRNTNSGCTARASLPTSSSPKPSSILTLLLLSGPQTPGEIRSRASRLYEVAARERVDEDDLDNSRLVELARMKGRKEAECMHQLCGAVDRDGYAETAAASSGARRRPH; encoded by the coding sequence TTGCCTCTCGACGCCACTACGGCCGGCGACTGTATCGCGCGCGGTCTCTTGGTCTTGCCTGTTGCCTCTCTCCGCCACCACTGCCCGCGACCGTATCGACTGTCCTGCGAAGCCCTGGCCCGGCAATGCCTGGCGCGTATAGAAACCCGCGAGCCCGGGATCCAGGCCTGGACGCACTTCGCCCCGAATACCGTCGGATCGACGAAAACTTCAAAAGCAGTATCGAGAAATACAAACAGCGGATGTACGGCACGGGCCAGCTTACCGACATCAAGCTCACCAAAGCCCAGTTCGATCCTCACCCTGCTGCTGCTGAGTGGGCCGCAAACGCCCGGTGAAATCCGCTCCCGGGCCAGCCGGCTTTACGAGGTCGCCGCTCGGGAACGGGTTGATGAGGACGACCTCGACAACTCGCGGCTCGTCGAACTAGCACGCATGAAAGGCCGCAAGGAGGCCGAGTGCATGCACCAGCTTTGCGGCGCAGTCGATCGGGACGGCTATGCCGAAACAGCCGCCGCAAGCTCGGGCGCTCGGCGACGACCGCATTAG